The following coding sequences are from one Cyanobacteriota bacterium window:
- a CDS encoding chlorophyll a/b-binding protein has protein sequence METNQTQNVAQESKFGFTNFAETWNGRLAMMGFVIGLATEFLTGKGILEQLGLM, from the coding sequence ATGGAAACGAATCAGACCCAGAACGTTGCTCAAGAATCTAAGTTCGGTTTTACCAATTTTGCAGAAACCTGGAATGGTCGCTTGGCTATGATGGGCTTCGTGATTGGTTTGGCAACCGAGTTCCTGACTGGCAAAGGTATTCTAGAGCAACTTGGCTTGATGTAA
- a CDS encoding D-alanyl-D-alanine dipeptidase → MKPYQQIRILECGEPLVAIPTYQFAVETPHPYEKLGAPYGDRSPYHLRQGVLDRLVSAQARLQQRYPGWLIQIFDAYRPIAVQQFMVNYAFNQLLADRQLTLSSLSDAQQQALWEEVYQFWALPSHDPATPPPHSTGAAIDVTLVDATGQPVDMGGAIDEISPCSHPDYYTHSTDPQQQTYHHHRQLLHQIMAEAGFCRHPNEWWHFSYGDQLWAWQQQQQSQTLVTARYGAV, encoded by the coding sequence GTGAAGCCTTATCAACAGATTAGAATCCTAGAGTGTGGTGAGCCACTGGTAGCAATTCCAACTTATCAGTTTGCAGTGGAAACGCCCCACCCCTACGAAAAATTGGGAGCACCCTACGGCGATCGCTCGCCCTATCATTTGCGCCAGGGGGTACTAGACCGCTTGGTGTCTGCCCAGGCAAGATTACAGCAACGCTATCCTGGTTGGCTGATTCAAATCTTTGATGCCTATCGCCCCATCGCTGTTCAACAATTCATGGTCAACTATGCCTTTAACCAACTGCTGGCTGATCGGCAACTTACTTTATCATCCCTGAGTGACGCACAGCAGCAAGCTCTCTGGGAAGAAGTCTATCAATTTTGGGCATTGCCAAGTCACGATCCGGCAACACCGCCGCCCCATAGTACAGGTGCAGCGATCGATGTCACACTAGTGGATGCAACCGGGCAACCAGTAGATATGGGCGGAGCGATCGATGAAATCTCTCCTTGCTCTCACCCAGACTACTACACCCACAGCACCGATCCCCAGCAACAGACCTATCATCACCATCGGCAACTGTTACACCAAATCATGGCTGAGGCGGGGTTTTGTCGTCATCCCAATGAGTGGTGGCACTTCTCCTATGGGGATCAACTGTGGGCATGGCAGCAACAGCAGCAGTCCCAAACACTGGTGACGGCTCGATACGGGGCTGTGTAG